ctaGTTGATGTTGTTTAACtattcacaggtcaaaacttaaaatagtagcttaaattgacttgcaaaaccaagtcgTTTTAActtttacagtgtagagaaaagtACTATTCAGtttaatgttttgtgttaaatAGTTGAGTTTAAAGCTTCAGGGAAACGATagcttgatttttttttgtctgtaaACGCAGAGCGATGAAAGCGatcaagtttttaataaaaaggtTTGGTTGGGTCTCGCATGAAAACTGAGAAAAGCTGATAGTTAATCATAGTTTATTACAGTCATATATTAGTTTAATAGACCGGCGTGTAAACGCTATTCATCTAAATAATCATCATTAATTCACTTCATTCATCTGCTCTCTGTCTTTACATGAACACAAACATCAACCTACAGGATTATCATCTGGAATAATTCactaaaacatttataatgcTAATAAAACATCTCGTATCTAACAGAACAGACAAAGAAATCAACATCATTCATTGAGCAGAAACTAAATTCAACGCAGGATTCAGTCCATCTGTGTCAGATCCTCACAAAACTAATCTGAATCTtagagtttgtttgtttgtttgagtcACTGATGTGAGATCAGGTGGATCTGTGAAGATAAACAATCTCATCTCAGAGTAAAGATGACTGAATAATGAAATGTTGACTGTCAGATAAACGTCTCGTATTGAGCTTAAGGGGTTTGTACAGTATCTGTCaatctttatattttaaaggCTCGGTGGGTTCGTGAGGATGAGAGCGTTGAGATGTTGATATTAAATCTGAATCTCTCTCAACTTCATCCTGGCTTCTCTCTCAGAGGAGAAACACTTTTCATTTGAAACATTTACACTTATGCCGCACCTCAtcttactttacttttatttaaaaatgaagaaatgtaataattaaactATGAAATAAAACCAGCAAGATATGTGTCAATTATTTAAGAAATGATATGTTTGCACTTTATGTAGATTATAGCTAtagctctctctctcgctccctTACAAAGATTCATTATGCACTATTTGCATTTGTctacaaaattaaaatgaagtTAAAACCGAAACATAAATTCAGTCAATTGTGTCCAAACTTCTGACTGCTGGTGAAGTAGTGAAGAGATGTTTAATGTCTGTGGTTTGATCAAATGAGACTTCAGAAGATGAAAGTTTAGCTTTAGTTCTCCACAGAATGACCTGAAGATGTTTCTTGACTTTCACAAACAGAACTTTGAGCTAAATAATGATAGAAaatgtcatatatatatatatatattttaaataatgctgTAAGAAATCCTAATCGATGTACTGTAACTTTACTATCATGTCATTTATTCTGCTTTCACTAATGTTTAACTCATCTTATATTCAAGCAGCTCTTCAGTTGGACATCATAACCTTGTTATTAAATGAGAGTTGATTTAATGTGTGAATGAATCATCTGAGTGAGGAAATGACTCATGACTGATTCATATAAAAGATCCAGATTGAAGTGATTTCTCCCTGAactcaacacaaacacacaactatAACATAAATCATACAGTAAAGTTGATGAAATGACCGTGAGTGATGTGACAGAAGTGTTTAACATGTACATgattgtgttagcagcacagaaggtcatgggtttgagtCACACAAACTCAACACAACACTACACTGATATCAGATGTGTGCACAATGAGGATGagatgaaaaaatataaacagttatgttgtgtgtgtgtgttgtgttgtgtggtGAAAGGAGTGTTGAGTTGAAACTGTTCACTTGTGTTTtgaaaacaaatgtaaaagatttaaaagcagcagatgatgatgaagatgatgaagaTTGACTGTTTGATAACACGTTGTTCATTTTCTCTCTATGTTTTGTGTCGTGTGCTTCGGTCAGACTGACTTTTAAAAGCATATTATTAGATCTGAATAGAAatctttaagtctcttttaacAGCTTTTTGTGGCTCATCGTTAACAACACACAATCAGAAAAATGAATAACGTCTTATATTTTCTGATTGTTTTGGGGTTTTTTTTAGAGTACTGCGACTCATTGTTTCCTGCACAACATCAATGCTTCATATTGTCACGACTTATGCTTACTGTAGATATAACGTACACTGTAAATATCCATCTTCAAAATGTTCtttcaacaaaaataattaagTAACTTGAAAAAGGAATTTCTTTGTTGAAGGGGGTCaattcattattttgtgttcactgaATGAATAAAGCAACAGCTAAACAAACATTATTTTGGACTCATTCACCCAACTTGCCAAACGGAGTAATCTGAACacgcaatttaaaaaaaatctgcggTCTGAAtggttcccagcatgcattgtgaaatgttcacttctttggttaatatttactaaaaaagatgagtgttttaatgtttgctggatttatttatgttgttaatgttagttatatGCGAGTTGTTTTGAAAGAATGATGTTTGTTACCAAGAATCCTCATGCaccttttctgtttttttcttcagattttggttccctgttatttaacagttttactctgtaaagataaagacttattcatgtttaatgttcatttaacttaaagCGTAAATACCATATATtatatctacagtaagttactggtgACCAGCTGTCAGTAATCCTGTCATTTCTACAGACATGTTTAACGGTGTAGAGATGAGATGGAAAGCTTAAGAATCTCTTAAACAGAAACAAACTCTTCAATTCTGATCTTACAAACATCATCTACAGATTTCCTAAGATGTTTCATGATCTCAACCGGTCAGATACTCAAACCAGATGTGTAAAGTGATATTGAATGTGGAATAAAAAGTATGATattattctttaaaatatattgaaGAAAATAGCCTGATAAAGTACAGATAGTTGTCCTTTAATAAAGTAaatactttacacctctgaatGATTTCAAATGTAATGTTTTCACAGAATGGTCTTTATATTATTGGATGATTTTAGCAGAAAACAGTAAACctaaaatcaaaacaaaaaagaacatACCAAAATAAAGTCCATGAGACGGTCAGGGGCAGTGAGACGAATCTTCACAAACTTTGACTGATCCCGTGTGTCTTGTGTAACATAAAGCAGAGAAATATGAAGGAGTGTCAGATGAAGTTCAGAAGAGTTTGAGCCGTAAGGGAGATTTATGAGCACCAGCGACTCCTGAACCCAAAACAACTCAACATTTATAATCTTTGTGAAAACCGCTGCACGACTCGCATGGGATTCATAAAACACTGCCATTACTGGAGATTTGAATCAATAAGAGTCAGCTGAACCTCTGGGATTTCATAGAGAAGTGTGGTTTCATGATAAAAGAGGCACTTTGTAAATATTTCATAAGAATCAATCGATCTGATTTGTTTTGAGGATGTAAAGCATCTGCTGTAAAGATGTGTGGATGATTGACAGGTGATCTCTTGCGTGGATGATGCTGTAATCTGTGTGTGACTTTTGTCTTTATATGAACACACACTTCAGGATTAAAGGATCAGAGATCGGCTGTTTGACAGAAATCCACTACAGATGCTTGTAAAAGTGAGAAACTAAAGCTGAACCATCATCATAATACAGCTGGAGTCAATATTCACGATGTTTCAGTCATTTTGTTGCTAATATAACAGATTAACATTGTGATGAGTTTTTATCATAGGCAGTTAAGTTCCCTAAAACATTAGCTGTAATTTTAATGTGTTAATCTTTTAGCAGAATGTGaatgtttataaatgttttttttttaccagagtTTAACTCATTTCCATCACATGAATGTGCCGTTTAAACAGACCGAAATGTGAAATAGCTCAGTTATTTTTATATCTGCGTCatgaacacaaacacaagaCAGAAAGTTCTTGCTCATTTTGGGGGAATAAAGGTGAAACACTGGCTGATCCATTTAGTTTCCCTTTGTAACAAAACTTTCATTTAGGTAGCACCTTGATCCTTTCAAATCCTTTGTTTAAATACATCATTTTTTACTATACTTATAACTAATGCTCCATTCCATTCCATTTCTTTGGAATTTGTTTTattcataaacaaaaatactcTAACTTGCGGCCAACTTTTCCACATTTCCCCTAACTAACTTTAACTTTTCCACATTGATGCATTCCTCACATCCCTTAGGTTGGTTAAAAACAAGAACAGATATTTTaaatttgatgatttttggGTAATGTCACtgatgtttattattttattttctatatttatttattcgtcTTTGCTCTTTTCTCAAGTTTTGGGACATTGTTAGCTGGGAATTGTAGAGACTTTTTGAATATAATCATTTACATTAGACTAAAAATCAATTAAATCAGGTTTGATAAACTTTGATATCTGTCTGGATACGACATGAGGATCTCTCTGGCTCTCAGCAGAGACTTTAATGTCGACTACCAGCAAACACAAAGTTCCCATAATGTTAGTTTTTGGTTtccaaggtttgtttttggttagtCATGAAAGTTTTCTTTATGAAAAATAGAATGTTCCTCTACCTTTCCTGGTTAACTAACTAACCTAAACGTCCTGGCTTACAAACTAAAGTTactaaaaataacgttctattttcgtaaagaaaactttcctggctaaccaaaaacaaaccttggaaaataacgttctggaaaccaaaaactaacgttagagGAACATTTTGAGAACCAAAAATTGTTAGATGAACCTGTGAGGGCTCAAACCTCATGGCTCTCGTGTGTTTATCTATTTAGGCTTTAAACGCCTAAAGGATTTTAACTCACCTGACCTTCAGTGATTGGTGTCATTAAAGAgggcatatcatgaaaatctgacgtcatgtttaagtgttataattgtgtccccagtgcttctatcaatctagaaaatgtgaaaaagatcaacccagtaacttagtttaagtaaaccattctctacaagcatgtgaaaaaatagctcattgaaatttgtctccccttgtgatgtcagaaggggatcttattataataatatataataatctgtactatccaaccacagcactgctatttagtgcagagagaaagcgattgaaactcaattgtgcggTTGAATATTTTCTATTTcatcaaaccaccattatggtgatcagtgtttgcatttcatcagctcatttgcatttaaaaggacacacccaaaaacggcacatttttgctcactcCTGCAAAGTGTCCTCCTTAAATCTCTTTCAAACtgattgtttgttttgttaaacGTTAATTCTGATAATTTTCTGTCTCTTTTAGGATGAGCCGTAAGGTCGCGCTGTGGCTGCTGTTCACCGCCGCTCTGTGTGGCGTCTCCGCAGCTCGCAAGAATCGACCGCCGAGCTCCATCCCGTCACCTTTCAAAAACAACGGCAACACCTCAGACCGGCGCGGCCGTAAGCAGGAGGTTCTCGCCTCGAGCCAGGAAGCTCTGGTGGTGACGGAGAGAAAGTACCTGAAGAGCGACTGGTGTAAAACTCAACCCCTGCGGCAGACGGTCAGTCAGGAGGGATGCAAGAGCCGGACGGTCATCAACCGCTTCTGTTACGGCCAATGTAACTCCTTCTATATACCGCGACACGTGAAGAAAGAGCAGGAGTCGTTTCAGTCGTGCGCGTTCTGCAGACCACATCGCTTCACAACACTGACGGTCGAGCTCGACTGTCCAGACCTACAGCCGCCGCTCCGTTACCGCAGGATTCAGCGCGTTAAACAGTGTCGATGTATGTCGGTGAGCGTGACGGAGTCTGGGAAACAATGAGTGTGTTACTGTATAAACACTATAGGCTGCTATCTGAGGCTGTAGGACTGCACGCGTTCAGCACAGCGAATCAAGAGGAACCGAATCACCGGCCTCCATTAGATGAATCACTCATACAGTTCATTTATCCGCTTTCATTAGAAGCGAACAGAAGTTCCATAAAGGCCCACGTGGTTCTGCTCGAGTCTTACTGACTGAACCTGAGAGAGACTCGAACCCGCCGGTGCTGCTGAGGTTACTTTAGAGTTAAAAACATGACGACCTATAGACTATAGAGCGACTATACAGAGATTCTATAGTACAGTAAATCTGTATTTATCTAAAGAAAACTGATGTTAatattaaaactattttaaataaCCATCTGTTTATCTCTTCTTTTGTTTGGACATCGAGTTAAAGCTGAAGTTTGTGGGGAGAAACCTTTCATCAGCCCAAACTtaatgtacaaaataaaacctGTTAGCAGTTTGAACTATTACACACTTCACATTCACAGGTAGTGTTAGTAAAGGTTAAACTGGATGGATTTGAATGTTAAAGTGGAATCCGTGAATAATTGAGTGATGTTGATCATCAGAGATACAGTAAAGTAAACACTGAGTGCATACGTAAGAAATAATCAGAgacgggctgttgaattattcaaaaataatgcacacccaaggtggtaatgtgagcattattttcattatatataccacgggtctgttgaatgctttattctgattggttgagaaatgtttaatgggtgggtgttgattatttttcagtaAGCGCACACCTGATCTGTCAAATGTCCTTAAAACAACCACCTGAGAAATGTCTGTGATAgctgtggtataagaggaatattTGACTCTgatcctttgaattatttgataATAATGCACACCCTCATCGTGTATCTCTGCTTCGCGTTGTGCCACGAAACCACTTTGTGTGTGCGCATTATTTTGTAATAATTCAACAGCCAATCATCAGTTATTATTATCATCCTTACAGAATAGAAAaagaccggagtcaattattcctcttataccacagaCATTTccctggtggttattttaagacatttgacaggtcaggtgtccgtttattgaaaaataatcaacacctgtggaacatttctcaaccaatcagaattaagTATTCAACAGCCTCGTGGTATAATCCCAATAATACACATGTATTCATTATACACTTTAATAAATCAAACCAGTTTAATGTTTTCTCAAACTGTTTGTCATTTTGTAATGATCGATTGAATGGATGTTGCCAACCCTGAAAACAGCCAAATATTGGATGACCAGATCCTGGATCCGTATGAAGAATAAAAACAGAAAGTGTGATTTGTAAAGTTGTGTATCTTGTGTTCAGTGTACATCACATTAAAGAGAAATGTTTGAATTGAATAATCCCtttattttacataaattaCACTTCTCAAAACCATCAAACATACAAACAGTTATTGCACATAGAGAGCAGACATCAGTCCTTCATCCAGACGTCCAACACaaacatgctaaaaacaaaCAAGAATGCTACATAAAGATGTTAATATCatttacattaattaaaattacatttaaatacattttgtcaAACTGTGTGTCAATGCAGTGAGATAAGAAAAAACCTTGATGATGAATTAAATGAGCGAGAGACACGATCACCAGCtgtttcttcttcttcctcctcaTATTCTACATGCTGAAGTGTCTCTTTCAGGTCCTGTAGTGTGCTTTTAAGATGTTAAGGTCAAGGCTACAGGACTCAATTCAGTGAAAACCATGTGCTGATGTTTAAAAAGCAGACGGATGAACTTCATATCACACACAGACTTTCTCTTCTTCCTTTTATCCTCAtctattaaaaataaagttgaaacttttttgatgatattgctTCAAGACCTCCAGTACGTCCAGTGAACTTTAATGTCAATGTTGTGTGAGGTCGTCACACAGGATATGACATCACAGTCAAAGAGGGTAAACTGCGTTCATATCATAGATGACCAAAGCAACAGTGAAGTGATGtctgctgtgtgtttgtgtgtgcgctcGAGTCTTTAAAAGTCAGCAAGGGTTTTTGAGATCATTCATCCACAAGTCTTAAATCTTCATACCCAACTTTGCTTTCTGAGAGagaaacacaaataaaaatcaaTCTCTAGACTCATCTGATCAATGTTATtaattcagaaataaataaataaatgaggaGTCTTACGATTCCAGATGCGTGTTTGGGTTTGATGCTGTATGTTGCTTTCTCCTTCACCTGTCTGAAACTTTCTTCTGCGGCTTTTAGTCTGAAGACACAAACatacatgaacacacacacacacacacacacacacagatgaacacacacacagatgaacacacacacacacacacacacacacacacacaaagacggACGTGTTATTCTtacataatttatatatatatattaaaaaaattcacaatcCAACTAGAATTTATCTGTAGCTGCGTTACCATTGTTCGTACattcaattttcaatttaaagggtaatggaaatTTCGTAAAATCTCCCATATGTAACATGAGGAAGTGTTTCAGGCAATTCAGAGAAGGTGTATTCACATTTTCAGGTCACCTGATGTAAGTAAGTcccataattattatttaaagatgaaGCCATCTCGAGTCTTCGTTCAAGTTTCATTAGTTTACTGAAAGTTCTtgcacaaacacaaaataaacattaagtaaaCTCCGGTCAAAAACTGTGGTGCTCCGTCTTTCCTTTGTTCCTTATAGGAA
The Paramisgurnus dabryanus chromosome 1, PD_genome_1.1, whole genome shotgun sequence genome window above contains:
- the grem2b gene encoding gremlin-2b — protein: MSRKVALWLLFTAALCGVSAARKNRPPSSIPSPFKNNGNTSDRRGRKQEVLASSQEALVVTERKYLKSDWCKTQPLRQTVSQEGCKSRTVINRFCYGQCNSFYIPRHVKKEQESFQSCAFCRPHRFTTLTVELDCPDLQPPLRYRRIQRVKQCRCMSVSVTESGKQ